One segment of Ipomoea triloba cultivar NCNSP0323 chromosome 12, ASM357664v1 DNA contains the following:
- the LOC115999438 gene encoding uncharacterized protein LOC115999438, with product MEVAAQLCEFLKSSRRIGDKPPAVEPQKKEAPIGHEGVGENYDQTTDQGRNHQDLEIANLAKELRDLRKRMEGGRDQPTARSLLSTNPFTLEIQEYYAPKNFQCPTMTTYDGTEDPNDHLIDFQAKMMILGAEDPMYCRVFFSTLRGAAQRWFLSLSPRTIDCFGTLGEQFLTYFAGSIRAKRHFTALTAVQQGETETLNEFLGRWKKQIQTVECLDDWTAITLFMEALKAGDLFASLRTDTPETYAQAIQRANRYAETKEALRQKQRRREKRPIEETRTRPVDRSPKQRDRGDHYHTPVAHQPRAIPTLGARTVHEVRPPRVTEDPPQQNPAPIVNRLPARQERYCRYHESPTHSTEECTTLRKELEGLIEKRIALRRNIGRPPQGGRPPVGPNQWRRQVEMPMHEIEPTGHEAEARIEAPRIAREAQEEQDDRSGKRNKLVIHMINGGPVGGDSAREKKRWARQLYIGAIQHRAPPKRGRRDPVIFSDDDLPDGPIPHRDAILITMDVNGATVRRVFVDTGQQC from the coding sequence ATGGAGGTCGCGGCGCAACTCTGTGAATTCCTAAAATCAAGTCGAAGGATCGGAGATAAACCACCGGCAGTTGAGCCACAGAAGAAGGAAGCCCCCATCGGCCACGAAGGCGTAGGTGAAAACTATGATCAAACCACAGACCAGGGGCGGAATCATCAGGATCTCGAAATAGCTAACCTTGCCAAGGAACTGAGAGATCTCCGGAAAAGGATGGAGGGAGGAAGGGATCAGCCGACAGCCCGATCTCTTCTGTCGACCAATCCATTCACTTTAGAGATACAAGAATATTACGCTCCTAAGAATTTTCAATGCCCAACAATGACTACATATGATGGAACGGAAGACCCCAACGATCATTTAATTGACTTTCAAGCAAAGATGATGATATTAGGGGCAGAAGACCCAATGTACTGTAGAGTATTCTTTTCAACACTGAGAGGGGCGGCACAACGATGGTTCTTGTCATTATCTCCGCGGACTATCGATTGCTTTGGAACTCTCGGAGAGCAATTTCTGACATACTTCGCTGGGAGCATAAGGGCCAAAAGGCACTTCACGGCCCTAACCGCTGTGCAGCAAGGAGAGACTGAGACCCTAAATGAATTCTTAGGAAGATGGAAGAAACAGATACAAACGGTGGAATGTCTAGATGATTGGACGGCTATAACGTTGTTTATGGAGGCTCTAAAGGCGGGTGATCTGTTCGCTAGCCTTCGAACAGATACCCCGGAGACGTACGCCCAAGCCATACAAAGGGCGAACAGGTACGCCGAAACAAAAGAGGCCCTGCGACAAAAACAGAGGCGGCGGGAGAAACGTCCAATAGAGGAGACGAGAACGCGTCCTGTGGACCGATCACCAAAACAAAGGGATAGGGGTGATCACTACCACACGCCGGTAGCCCACCAGCCCCGGGCCATTCCCACCTTGGGAGCAAGGACAGTACATGAGGTACGCCCCCCTCGGGTGACAGAAGATCCGCCACAACAAAACCCCGCGCCGATAGTCAACCGACTGCCGGCAAGACAAGAAAGGTATTGTAGGTACCATGAATCTCCAACCCATAGCACGGAGGAGTGTACCACGTTGCGGAAGGAACTCGAGGGATTGATAGAAAAAAGAATAGCCCTCAGACGAAACATAGGTCGACCGCCCCAAGGGGGCCGACCGCCTGTGGGGCCGAACCAGTGGCGAAGACAAGTGGAGATGCCCATGCACGAGATAGAGCCCACGGGGCACGAAGCCGAAGCTCGAATTGAGGCCCCCAGGATCGCAAGGGAGGCCCAAGAGGAGCAAGACGATCGTAGCGGGAAACGCAACAAACTCGTAATCCACATGATTAATGGGGGACCAGTCGGAGGGGACAGCGCCAGGGAGAAGAAACGCTGGGCTAGACAATTATACATAGGGGCAATACAACATAGAGCACCACCCAAAAGGGGCCGAAGAGACCCCGTTATCTTCTCAGATGACGATTTACCCGATGGTCCAATCCCGCATCGGGACGCTATCTTGATCACAATGGACGTCAATGGAGCTACAGTTCGAAGGGTATTTGTAGACACGGGGCAGCAGTGTTAA
- the LOC115999995 gene encoding uncharacterized protein LOC115999995, which produces MTPTLTSQGMVLATAMAVSGTMILLVFRLQKSVQQFSAVIDPIHQSSPPLPRSCISSEGKKKKKKRVHFAEDVVDPIGNSEEYRRLHCNNLPHDKSSSSSSSHSNSTLQKSVKSQEMPANRMALYSGIIRDRGLTRMAYSC; this is translated from the exons ATGACTCCCACGTTGACCTCTCAAGGAATGGTTTTGGCGACGGCGATGGCGGTTTCCGGCACCATGATCCTCCTGGTTTTCCGGCTGCAAAAATCTGTGCAGCAATTTTCGGCGGTAATCGACCCAATTCACCAGTCTTCTCCGCCTCTCCCTCGATCCTGTATCTCTTCAG AAggcaagaaaaagaagaagaagagggtgCACTTTGCAGAGGATGTTGTGGACCCAATTGGGAATAGTGAAGAATACAGGAGGCTACactgcaataatttgccccatgacaaatcatcttcatcttcatcttcccatTCAAATTCAACACTGCAGAAGAGTGTGAAATCCCAAGAAATGCCAGCCAATAGAATGGCCCTCTACAGTGGGATCATTAGGGACCGTGGCCTCACCAGGATGGCCTATTCCTGTTAA